The genomic segment ACGAAAGGTGTAACCACAGGTGATCGAACCGGTCGACGTACTCCGACAGCTTGATTCTGCCGCCCGGTATTACCGCGACGTCAGGGCTGTCCCCAACATGGGGCTCGATCGTGGTGTCATATATAACCGTTTCGGCGACATTGGTGAGGACAGCAGCCGGTAGTCCGAGGGACCAACCGTATGAACGGGTCTGTCGTGCGGCATCCACACCGGTGGCGAGGGTGACGGACGGCTTTTTCGCCTCGACAGGCAGACGGTCCTGTCCGTGACGTCGAAGCCGGTAGTCCGGTCGACCGCCTACGTCGCTTTCGCTTCCCCGTTCGAGGACGACCTCACGCCGAACTTGTGGCAACCCGGCGTCGTTATGAACGTCCCATCCAAAGATGCGGAGGAACCGGTCGATGAACTCACCCCGGGCCTCGGCTTCCGTATAGCGAGAGTTGACCGCCTCGAGGTCAGCTGATTGCCGTTGGTAGTCGCCGACAAACTGAGCCATTGCGGCCCGCGCTTCCTCCTTCGATAGGCGCTGGTAAGGCATACTCCGACCGTAGGTGCTGTGTAAGTGTTCAGTGTGCGGCGCGCCGACCGCATCGATAACCGCTGTTGTCGGACCTACGGGTGAGGATGGTCGCTATGGCGAAGTTCGCGGCGAAAGCTGCTCCCGAGGGCGACAAGCTGCGAGGCGGCTACTACACCCCCGATCCGATTGCTCGCTTCATCGCGGGCTGGGTCGGCGCGAACGGCGGTCACGTTCTCGAACCTTCGTGCGGGGACGGCGCGATCCTTCGCCACCTAGTCACGATGTCCAATGCTCGAAAAATCACGGCGGTAGAGCTCGTCTCGGACGAAGCCAAGAAGGCGAGGGCCAAGACGAGTGTGCCAGTTGTAGTCGGGGATTTCTTCTCTTGGTTTGAGCCGCGCCGCCACGGCACCTTCGATGCAGTGGCAGGCAACCCGCCTTACATCCGTTTCGGCTCGTGGGAAGCGACGGCAAGGGAACCGGCACTCGCGCTGATGCGCGCGCAGGGAATGCGTCCAACCCGCCTTACCAACGCGTGGGTCCCGTTCGTTGTAGCGTCTGTCCTCGCGGTGCGCCCCGGCGGCCGCATTGGTCTCGTATTGCCCGCCGAGCTCCTGCAAGTTGGGTATGCGGCGGCACTGCGGTCGTACCTGATCGACGAATGCATCTCGATCACCCTCGTATCGTTTAAACAGCTTGTCTTCCCGGGGATTTTGCAAGAGGTTGTGCTACTGCTCGCCGTCCGTGGCACCGGGCCTGCCGAGATCAGAACCGTTGAGCTGCCGAATTCCGACGCCTTGAACGGCTTTGACGGGGCTACGAAGGCTGCAGCCCGAGCCCGCCTCCATGAATCAGAGAAATGGACAAAGTACTATCTGGGCAGTAACGCTATTCGCTTGATCCGCCGAGTTCGGGAAAGCGGTCGTCTTCACCCGCTGAGCCGGTATGCGGAGGTCGATGTCGGAGTCGTGACAGGCAGAAACGCATTCTTCTGCTTGTCTTCCGCCGAAGCTAGCCAGCGTGGGCTCATGAAAATGACAATGCCGCTGCTATCGCGGAGTGTGCAGGCACCCGGCCTAAATTTCACGACCCAAGACCTTGAAGCGCCAAATCCCGCAAATGCACCCAATAGACTCCTTGCCATCCCGCCCGGAATTGATTTGCGTCGCAACAAGATGCTGGCCGCGTACCTCGCGGAGGGTGAATCCGACGGTGTCCCGGACGGGTACAAATGCCGCATTCGGCGGACCTGGTGGGAAGTTCCATCTACGTGGGTGCCTGACGGATTCATGCTGCGGCAGATAAGTACACACCCGCGCCTGATCGCAAACCTGGCGGGAGCAACGAGCACGGATACCGTACACCGCGTCCGCGTCGCAGAAGGCGTGGAAATCGAGCGCCTAGCAGCTGGCGCATTCAACTCAGCCACCTTCGCGCTCTCGGAGGTCCTGGGACGAAGTTACGGCGGCGGAATCCTTGAGTTGGAGCCCAGCGAGTGCGGACACCTGCCGGTCCCCGACCCAGCGCTCGTGCCCGCCACGCTCCACCAGAAGGTTGACGAGCTACTACGCGAGCGCCGAATGGATGACGCATTAGACCTCGTCGATGAGGAGGTATTAATCGAACGGCTTGGATTCGACAACGACCATGTGGCTGCGATGCGGCGAGCCTGGATTGCATTGCGCGACCGGCGCAAGGGCCGAGCGAAACGGATTAAGTCCAAGTGAGAGTCGCTGGATGGATCTACGAGTCGACACAAGCTGGCGGACTTGCGAATTGAGGGTCCCTGGTCGGCGAACGGACGGGAAGCGTAAGCGGCACGACAGTCGAACAAGTTGCCGCAGGATTTTGTGCCCACATCGGACGTTCCCGCGAAAATATTCGGGTGCGGGGCGTATATTCGTTTGTCGCATGTTCGCCATTTCCGCCTTTTAGGTGTCGCGACGCGGCATCACGGAGACGTCGAGTGCGGTGCGAGGAAGGAGCGGATCGTGGCGCGGGTGGTCGGTGTGCACGGGATAGGACACCAGTGGGATGCGTCTGAAACGCTCACCAAGGTGTGGGCTCCGGCAATGGTGGGCGGTGTCGAGGAGGCCGGCGGATTGTTGTCCGAAGCCGACGTCACGGTCGCGTTCTACGGCATCGTTTTTCGCCCGCCCGGCCGCAAGTTGGGCGATGACGCCCCGATAGATCCGGAAGAGCTGGACGACTTCGAGAAGGACCTGCTCATCCAATGGTGGTATGCCGCGGCCGCACGTGACCCCTACGTTGACAGCCCGGACGCCCGAACCCTCGGTGCCCCCGGGTTGGTGCGGGCCGCGCTATTGGCGTTGTCGAATTCACGGTTTTTCGCTGGCGTGACGTCCAAAGCGATGTCCGGCAATCTGCGCCAAGTTCGTGATTATCTCCATAACGACAAAATCCGACAAGATGTTCGGCAGCGAGTAGTCGATGCCATAGGCTCCGACACCACAGTGTTGGTGGGTCATTCGCTGGGCTCGGTCGTAGCCTACGAAGTACTGTGCAATAACCCAAACCTGCCGGTAACTACGCTCGTCACTCTGGGCTCGCCACTAGGAATACCCAACCTCATATTCGATAAGCTCGATCCCGCACCCACGCCTAAGCCCAAGCCCAAGCCCAAGCCCAAGGGTTCCACTGATCCGCGAGGACAGTGGCCGGCTGGCGTCACGACGTGGACCAACATTTCGGACTCGGAAGATGTCGTCGCCCTTCAACCGGATCTCAGGCCTCTGTTCGGGTCGCGGGTCACCAACTGGGTCATTGACAACGGCGACGAAGAGCACGGCATCAAGCGTTATTTGACCGCCCGCGAGACCGGTGCGGCCATCGCTGCGGGACTGTAGCAGTGAGGGTTCGCTTGGGCGAATCCGCAAGGACGCCGTGCGATATCTCCTGACGTGTGCCCTGTCAAGGATCACGCTTCACCCAGACTTGAATCGAGCGGAGCTCGCCGACGATGTCGCGCGGATGACCGCCCTATTCTGTGTCGCGACACATGCGGACACCGAAATGTACCAACATGTCCGGATCACGGCGGCAGGCCGAAGCCCCAACGCCCAGACGTTATTGCATGACCTACGCAAGTTCGCGCGGGCGCGGACAAAAGACGACTACGTCGTCGTCTATCTGACAGGACACGGCTATATCCGGGACGACGACTTCGTCCATGTCCTGCTGGCCAAAGACAGCGACAAGAACGACCTTCACATCCGGGCCGTCAAGCCCTCCGACGTCGTTGAGCTTCTTCTCGCAGGCACCGAAATACGCCGGCTACTGCTGATCCTAGATACCTGTTACGCCGGCGAGGGCGGCGAAAGCGCCGTCGCCGACGCGATCCGACGAATCGACGGCGCAAAATACAGGCATGACAGCGGTGTGATCGTCATTGAATCGGCACGTCCCACCGAGCAGGCAAACCCAGGCTTGTTTACCCAATGCCTGAAGCGCGCGATGGAATCGGAGGACGTGGCCGGCTCAGCGGTTCCATGGTTGGACCTGGCGGCGGTTATGGAGGCGATCGAATCTGATCCGCAACGAAGGCTCAGTCAGTCGCCTCGATGGAATTCATTGGGGATCCCGGGCCGGTTGCCAGATTTCCTGCCAAATCCGCGGTTTCGCAGAGGACTCGTCAACGCCGATCTCCTCGAGCAAGAACGGCTACGGGACGCCGAACGTCGCGGCGATAGCGCCATCGCGCGGTTCACGCCTGCTGCCCGTTGGTTCACCGGGCGCCGCGCGGCGTTGCAAGCCATCTCGCACTGGCTGCGCGACGACCGCGAACCCCAGTGTCTGATAGTCACGGGAAACGCCGGCTCGGGCAAGACTGCGCTGCTGGCCATGATCGCCCTGCTGGATGATCCAGAGCGCGCCCCCAGCGTCCCGCAAGACGGCCTACCCACAGAGGTCTCCGTTGGCCAACGGCTCATTTCGTACGTGATCGACGTGGGCACTTTGACGACCAGCAATGTCCTGGACCAGTTTGGCCAGCGCTTCGAATCTCAATCGGCGTCACTGACAAGCCTGTTAGCTGATATCTGCAACCGGAAGGGCCCCGCCGTCACCGTCCTGATCGACTCGATCGACGAGGCAGCCGACCAGGAAGATTTGGCAACGCAGTTGCTGCTACCGCTGATTGCCGGTACGCGCGGCCGGATGCGATTTGTGCTCGGGACGCGCCCGGCGCTGCTCACCGACACTCTGCTACGTAGCACCGCGCTAGGCAGGCGTACCGAAGTGGACCTGGACGACACACAATACGCCGATCCGGACAGCATTCGCAGCCACGTCCTTCGGATTCTGCGCAGCGACGACACCTTGGACTCCACCTACAAACCCTCGGGGGTGTACC from the Mycobacterium lentiflavum genome contains:
- a CDS encoding class I SAM-dependent methyltransferase, which produces MAKFAAKAAPEGDKLRGGYYTPDPIARFIAGWVGANGGHVLEPSCGDGAILRHLVTMSNARKITAVELVSDEAKKARAKTSVPVVVGDFFSWFEPRRHGTFDAVAGNPPYIRFGSWEATAREPALALMRAQGMRPTRLTNAWVPFVVASVLAVRPGGRIGLVLPAELLQVGYAAALRSYLIDECISITLVSFKQLVFPGILQEVVLLLAVRGTGPAEIRTVELPNSDALNGFDGATKAAARARLHESEKWTKYYLGSNAIRLIRRVRESGRLHPLSRYAEVDVGVVTGRNAFFCLSSAEASQRGLMKMTMPLLSRSVQAPGLNFTTQDLEAPNPANAPNRLLAIPPGIDLRRNKMLAAYLAEGESDGVPDGYKCRIRRTWWEVPSTWVPDGFMLRQISTHPRLIANLAGATSTDTVHRVRVAEGVEIERLAAGAFNSATFALSEVLGRSYGGGILELEPSECGHLPVPDPALVPATLHQKVDELLRERRMDDALDLVDEEVLIERLGFDNDHVAAMRRAWIALRDRRKGRAKRIKSK
- a CDS encoding GPI inositol-deacylase, translating into MARVVGVHGIGHQWDASETLTKVWAPAMVGGVEEAGGLLSEADVTVAFYGIVFRPPGRKLGDDAPIDPEELDDFEKDLLIQWWYAAAARDPYVDSPDARTLGAPGLVRAALLALSNSRFFAGVTSKAMSGNLRQVRDYLHNDKIRQDVRQRVVDAIGSDTTVLVGHSLGSVVAYEVLCNNPNLPVTTLVTLGSPLGIPNLIFDKLDPAPTPKPKPKPKPKGSTDPRGQWPAGVTTWTNISDSEDVVALQPDLRPLFGSRVTNWVIDNGDEEHGIKRYLTARETGAAIAAGL